The nucleotide window gtatatacaataatatattatctaaaatacataagcataaaaaatattagtaaatgagtatatattaatttgcataaattaaatacaaaataattttcaaatatattttctaatgaatatattaatttgcttaataactaaatgcaaatacaataagataaatatatagtaaGAAGTGAAAATACATATGGTTTTAACCaattgattaattataacatgtaaattataaaattaatgtatttgaaatagttatataaacatttaagtatatgattaacgttaaaaatatataccactaatgtttaaaaacaataatttatgtatagaaatatgaaacaaacactcgcgcggttgcacgggtcaaaatctagttactattatttttttctagatCTGAACTGCTTGCCAATGTTTCTGAATATTATCTTTGATGCTTAAGCTTAATCAAATATTATCCGAGAATTAACCATTATTATGTGCATGGAACTCTCCATGTTCAAATCTGCAGTTGCTTCTAAAAAGTAGAGTTTGATTGATAACAGAAGTTATGAAACACATGTGATTTCAAaactttattaaattttatttcagtaATATATTTAACCAATTTTTGATTAACGTTTAGGATTAATATGtcaagaaattttttttgtttttttggaataaaatgccacgtattattttaaattagggGGCTTTATTGGAATAGGGGTTTGAGAAGGTTTTGAAGATTTAAGTTTTGGTGGAATTCATAGAGGTTTTAGTTGAATTCAAGGATTCTGTTGGGGATTTAGTAGGATAATTTGGTAGGATTGGGTAAGATCtgtttttaagattttaataataaaattaaccaTTCAGACTATTTTTCAACACCAATTTATTTCTTGagtatttgtactccctacacacaacttccaccctatttgcactccatacactatttcccttcaattttttttccccCATTACTACCATTTTCCCCCAATTCAATGGTATCCCACCCTTTTTGGTATATTCAGCAAATTAGCTCTTATTTCTTCTTTCTCGATGCCTACCTTTGTACACAGAAAGAAGAGCTTTGACTGTTTATTTCAGTTTTGCAAAGATGAAGACTCAAGACGGAGGAGATGAAACATTTTCATCTTGAAGAGCTTTCCACTGGAAGTATAAGAACAAATGGTATGTCGAGAGGTTTTGTTCTCTGTTACAGTCAATTTCAATCCTTTTGTATTGTTACTGTAGCCATGCtcagaccaaacaaaaaactcaAGCTTCGTCTTCCACGCAAGGATAGAACGAAGAAGAATACAGGTTTCTGAATAATCCAAACTATCTCTTctcgttgatttttttttttaaataccatCTATGTAAATGGTATTCTTTCTTATTGAATTTAAGGGGTAAATGACGTTTTCTAATAACCCAAAAGAACTTTTTATGAATCCCATTGATGAAAtccatattttccaataagAAGAGATTTGATAGGATTTCTACAAATGATATATCCAATAACCATAGATTTGTAAAGGTTTTTATAAATACCATATTCAATAAGGAAGAATTTGACAAAATCCTAATTTTTTATGAAATCCCTAATCCAATAAGCCCCACTTAAAGTACTTTTTTTACACCGAATAAAGTACAATTGgttaaacaacaacaacaacccttACGAATTGATTACAATTATTCACCTTCTTGACACTAATCAATCACCACaatcttgaaaataaaaaaataaccatCAACGGTAAACCATACTACACACATTAATAAAGAAAACCATTGAGAACAAAGAAGCTTCTTAGGTTTGTGGTTTTCACAAGGACGAGATGAAACTTCTTTCGTAACATTTTTAATCTATTTGTGGAGCTCAATAATACAATATGAGTAGGCATGACATTTGATTTCACAACGAACAAAACCCGAATCACAGGCTAGATTCTTGATCTGGGAGAAAGACCTCTCCTTACCACCCGAGCATTGGGTTAACATAAACATGTCCATGGCATACACAATGTTCGAACAGAAGTCGTTGATCTTTGTATTTTCGGGAGTAGTCATTTCGACTATTATCACTTTTCCTCCCTCAGAAAGACTTTGCCAgcaattttttagaatttttatacAATCTTCATCTGTCCAATCATGTAGTATCCACTGTCAAATTATCCATTTTATTTCATAGTCaatatctatcttaaacattGAAACTAATGATTTGTTATTAAAAACTAAGCGTATATTTGAAGTTACTTTCAAGAAGATGGCATCTCTGTTTGGAATTTCTTTAAACATATCTCCTGAAACATTCTCCACtcctatataaattaaataaagttaTCAAACCTCGCAAttcaatataattaattttaataaaatcactTATATATTGTTATACCTGGATAAACAGAAGGATGGGCTAATACTGAGGGTAGGTCAAAATTGATGCCTTTGATGTGAggatacttggaaagcactagATTTATAACAGTTCCAATTCCTCCTCCAACATCCACTAAAGTATTTACATCTTCAAATCCTCTATAAACTTCTAAAACTTTCTTCATGGTGAGGGTAGAAGATTCTGACATTGCTCGGTTAAACAGCTCACCGAACGGTTCCTTTGAACCAATGTATTCAAAGAGTTTCATGCCATGAGCAGAGGTGAATGCATCTTTTCCTTCTAAAACCATATCTTTGAGATGAGTCCTGTTATGAATTAATAATTAACTTTTGACTGACCAGTATATTAGAAGGTTTAGTAGAACGGGCATGGGTTTATTATAATTTGGTTTgtttgtgaaaaaaataaagaacttGGTACTTTTTTTGTATGAATGTTAAGAAAGTCGTAGTTACTAACCAACTCTTAAAATAGACTTCGCTTAGGGCAACCATAAACAGAGATGCGAGAGAACCTGAGCCTTCTCCACGGTTTAAGAAAAACATGCAAACCGGTTCAGCAGCATATAGCCTCTCACCATTTCCGGTTTGACCGTTCTCTCCGGCTTCAACCATACAGGAAGTCAAGATCGAATGACTGGCTAGGAAAACCAGCATCCGGTCCAACAAAACCGGTGCCTTCGGGTTGGTGGTTTTTGTTGGGAGACGAAGTGCAATATCAGAAGCCGAGAGCCATACACCTTGTGCAGCTACGATCGTGTCAATAACACCAAGTTCCAAGGCGGTTTTGAAAACCATAGGGAATGTAACGGAGTACAAGATCCGCTCTGCTTGTAAGCTCAATGTTTCTTCATCAAAtcgttcttcttctttaatAAGACTGGGTTTAGTGGAAGTGGTTAAGGGATCTGGGAGATAGTTTGTCATTCTTGAAAAGTTGAGGATTTATGTGGATCGTTAGAGAAAGTTGGTTTCAACATTCACAGTTGATGTCATTTTATACACATGAGTGGTCTACTGGTAGGCAGGCTTTGAGAAGCTAAGCGATCTGGGTTCAAAACAACCCCACCACACTAACTAAAAATATGTGGTCATACGGATATGGGATAATATTTTGGATTTCACTTGAAtatcataaaaaataatatatttgtaggTTACACCTCCGTTTAGAAATTAGTCTAACATCTTCCATAAGTTCATTGTATCCcatgtttataaaataaattcaaaccCCTAAATTTACTCTAGATTATGTGTTTCAAAatgatgtatatttttttattttcgcaTATACTAATAAACCATATTAAATGATAGTATTAAAAtgaataatactttttattttttatatctcataactctaaaccaataaaaatttaactaatgcaattaaattttttgaagttCATAATTAATCATTATTGGTTGATAAAAatgtattgaaaaaaaaaatacctttgaaacaattttttttttataaaaaacatttatcttTATGAAATGGAGGAAATCTAATATAAGGGTGTATAATTAAATCGATGTCTGGATTTGTTTATGTCAGCCATTCAATAGTTAAGTTTGCCAAGCAAAAATTATCCCAAAAATTTAGTCCATGTAAATAAACATTACTGAAAATCTGGTACGATGGGTGTAGGGGTGGGCACAGAGCGAATAatactataattttatttgtgaTTTTGTTCATACAAGGAATATTCATTTTCCAATTTGCTTTACTTCGAAAATATGTATCTAATTTTCGGATATCCAAAAAAACATAatgaatatttgaaaatatttacagATAACTCAGGTACTTTATTTAGTACAAGTAAATCTAGAAAAAATTATACAAGTTTATTTTCAAAGTATATCttgcataaaataaattaaaaagtaacAATTAGGGAAAGTATATGTTCCGTAAATTTTTATAAGAcgaatttttacaaaaaaaaattagtgggGCTTATTGGATTAGGGATTTCATAAAAAATTAGGATTCTGTCAAATTCTCCCTTATTGAATATGGTATTTATAAAAACCTTTACAAATCTATGGTTATTGGATATAGCATTTGTAGAAATCCTATCAAATCTCTTcttattggaaaatatggaTTTCATCAATGGGATTCATAAAAAGTTCTTTTGGGTTATTAGAAAACGTCATTTACCCCTTAAATTCAATAAGAAAGAATACCATCTACATAGatggtatttaaaaaaaaatcaacgagAAGAGATAGTTTGGATTATTCAGAAACCTGTATTCTTCTTCGTTCTATCCTTGCGTGGAAGACGAAACTtgagttttttgtttggtctgaGCATGGCTACAGTAACAATACAAAAGGATTGAAATTGACTGTAACAGAGAACAAAACCTCTCGACATACCATTTGTTCCTATACTTCCAGTAGAAAACTCTTCAAGATGAAAATGTTTCATCTCCTCCGTCTTGAGTCTTCATCATTGAAAAACTGAAATAAACAGTCAAAGCTCTTCTTTCTGTGTACAAAGGTGGGCATCGAGAAAGAAGATATAAATTGGTGTTGAAAAATAGTCTGAAtggttaattttattattagaatATTAAAAACAGATCTTACCAAATCCTACCAAATTATCCTACTAAATCCCCAACAGAATCCTTGAATTCAACTCAAACCTCTATGAATTCCACCAAAACTTAAATCTTCAAAACCTTCTCAAACCCCTATTCCAATAAAGCCCCCTtagttttttgtaaaaatgttatagtcctttcttaatttaaaaattttataagtaatttttttaccacacaattaataaaattatatgttaaaataataactatataaaattatatatttgaaactTTATATTTAATTGTAGATAAAAATCTATCTGTATAAAAGTGGAGTGGATTTTTGCCGctaaattttttagtatttgtgatttgatacatttttaaacaaatattgatttttaatatatgttttattccGAAGAATTTTGGATATACGGATTTTTTGGAtcgaatcaaaataaataacgaatcaaataaaatttaatagataaaatGTTAGCCTAATAAGGAGATATGAAGACCTTAAAGCGGGTCATGAGCTGTTAACATTTATAGATGCTTTCTCGGGATATAATCATATCATGATGCATCCCGGCGATAGAGAAAAAACTGCATTCATCAGTGATCGTGAAACTTATTATTACAAGATGATGCCTTTCAGACTAAAGAATGCAAAAGCAACTTATTAGAGATTGGTCAATAAAATGTTAGCCACCAAGCTTGGTGTCACTATGGAAGTGTATATCTACGACATGCtcgtaaaatcattaattgttgcCGATCACATTACTCATATGAACGAATGTTTCCACATCCTCAACGAGTACAACACGAAGCTCAGTCCGGCCAAATGTACTTTTGGATTTGTCTCCTGCGAGTTCCTAGGGTACATTACCACTCAGAGAGGCATCAAGGCAAATCTAAAGTAGATCTCAGCAATCCTCAATCTTAATTGATTAATCTCACGCTCCACCTACAAATACCTACATTTTTATGACTTCCTTTGAGGAAACAAGAAACTTATCTAGAATGACGAGTGTGAGGAAGGATTTAGACACCTGAAGAAATATCTGACAACTCCACATGTACTAGCCAAACCCAAAGAAGGAGATACACTCTATCTTTACATTGCAGTTTCCTCCCTTGCGACTAGTAGCGTCCGCATCAAAGAATATCGGGGTAGGGGGGAGAAGAAGCCCATTTTCTACACTAGTAAACGAATGACTGATGCCGAAACACGACACTCGAAAAAAGGCTCTAGCAGTCATTACTTCGGAAATAAAACTTATGCCGTATTTCCAGTCTAATTCTATTATCATCCTTACTAATCAACCTCTTTCAAATTATTATGCATAATACTAACCAATCCGCCAAGTTGACGAAGTGGGCTATCGAGCTTAGCGAACGTGATATCAACTAAAAATCCAATCAGCAGAAAAGCCACAAGTCCTCGCAGACGTCATTATCAAGTTAGCTCATAAACTAGAATATAATCTGATCCTTCCTAGGAAGAACTGGATCTTACATGTTGATGGATACTCATCCAATAAAGGATTTGGGGTCAAGAGTTCATCTTCAGTCTCCAACTAGGCAACTCATCTAGTAGTCATTATTCATGGGGTTTGCGGCATTAAAAAATGAACCTGAGTATAAGGCCATTATTGCCGAACCTTAGTTACAAATAGCGGTACAAGCAAAACATATACATGCTTATTGAAACTTTGAACTCTTTATCAATCAATACAGTGGATATTACAATACTAAGAACAAACGTATGGACGTCTACCTCAAATTCATCCAAGATCTCGCAAAGGAATTCAAGTTTTCGAACTAACAAAGGTTCCCCGAGAAGAAAACATACACGCAGATCCACTTGCTGCATTGGGGAGTAATCCCAAAGATCAGATACATGGGACCATTTTGGTAGAAAGAATCGAGAAGCCGAGCATCACATTGTCCGACGAGAAATCTGAAATCGTTGCTCCCACCGTGGAAGAAACTAACATGGATATTGATATGGACACTTTTAATGAAGACGTCAATGACGCCACTGTAGTAGAGTGGAGGCTTCCGATCTTATGATACCTCACTGACTGTACATTTCCTCACGATAAATGGGAATCTTGTAGACTCAAAACGCCAAGTGCCCACTACGTCGAGCTTTGACTTTATGGTTAAAGTACTAATTCATTTATGGCCAGCAATAGTAGCAGATTGCAAAGATTATGCTTCTAAAGGTCATAAACGTTAGAGGCATGGTCCATTCACTTTCCAAACGAAGTGTTAGGTATGATGGCAACACTTTACCCATTCATACGCTAGGGAATGGAAATAGTTGGCCCCTTTTCGAGCTCAAGCCAACGACATTTCCTACTCGTGATGACTGACTACTTCACAAAATGGTTGGAGGCAAAAGATTTCGTTCAGGTCACATACAAAGAAGTGCAGAACATCGTCTAGAAGTACATCATCTGCATGTACGAACTTCCGAACGATTTCGTCACTGATAATGGATCCCAGTTCACTTCCAACAAATTCCGAGGATTCTGTGAAAAAATGAAGGATTCGCCTGAGCACATCCACGTTGATATACCCTTAAGGTAGTGGTCAAGACAAAGCAACCAACAAGATCATCATCGATGGAATTTGACGATCTTCTCCTTTATATCTATGGCTAAGTACGCAATCATTCCTACCACTCAATCTCGATTGTCTTTCTCGATGTCGATCACGATGATTTCATCCTTTTGTGGATAAATTTTCTCAATAGGTTTGGCAGCTATTTAGACAACAAAATTTGCCTTCTATAGATTCATCTCTGTGTTCAAGAGGTTTCTAGCAGCTTTCTGATCTTCCTTAAGGGTGAATGTTCTCCGGTTTGCAGTTGGGAATTTGACACATTGGTGGTAGTTATAGGCAATGACTCTCACTGAATGACCCCATAGAGTTCCAAGGATTTTGTTCCATGGTGCTGGAGTGCCGATGACAGAGAAattgacaatttttttgtaTTCCTCTGGCGAAAACATTCAGGCAGATTATCCGTGCCTGAATGACTCCATAGAGTTTCAAGGATTATGTTCCATGGTGCTGGAGTGCCGATGACATagaaattaacatttttttttgtattcctCTTTATCTGTAGACTGATCATTCGTGCTGAGCTTTCGGCGAAGGTCAACTGTGTTAAGATGCGACATGTCGTTGCCACGATTCTCCGTGCCAATATTTGGCAAAGATCGAACATGCCAGGTTGGGAAAccgtaatttttttattgtttgtgCCAATTTTTTGGCGAACATTATCAGTTTGCTGAGTAGCAGATGTTGCTGAGCTTTCGTCGATATGCTTTGAATTTTGCTTGAgctttgataccactcaaattaccataaggagtgttactctcatcaaaagaggttcagatgtagtacttagggatcgaatccacaaggagccaGGGAACAAtcaaatctagtgtttattaattctaaaggttgtaaatgtttaaatggaatagcaatagtaacaagcgagtaaatataaatgtaacttggttggaaatgatattagatgcagggccactattcaagtgttggagattataatacctatagatgcctaactgttgcatgcatgatatattagagctcatttgcttaactcagtgatcagctgtcgcatgtactactggttaacagactagatctcgtgtctcaccggttagtatgcagacacgagagagtgtcgatcgatagtctattaagacgtcgactgatacacctttgccaacatcgatcgattgtcagttgaggacatcgatcgacgggttctagccaggcctatgcgcgagtatgaaatgccctactaagattctaaattggcggttagccctctctagcaatcctaatatgatagatagatgtcaggatgggataacaagggtgcttgaatatgcaatcctatgatcaagttctagttagcaaggctaaaacaagcaatgaatacaaatctatcatgaataacAACAAggtagatctatagtttggggctaatcccacaaacctatatgaaccctggatctaacagttgaactactcagacatagtaaagcaattcatatcaatagataaatagaaactcatagaatagatgaaaagaaatagaaacaaggagttccaatcacaagtgatcttctctcccaaaatgaaacttgtaacaaaactgggtctagaaaaagctctctTCTCTTTGCCGTCAAAAAcactaggcagtatatattctactaggttaaaaactcgtcagagcattttggtaatttggcttggccttggtttttaagtctgatgaatccaaaatgtcgcgtctggtgtctcgacatcgatcgacggtacttgtgtacatcgatcgatattaatcttcatctgtcgaggcatttacTGATATCAATCGTCAtgactgatgcgcatcgattgattattcttcctctcgtcgacctctaagtggtcagctcgggtgaaatgtcttttaagctccaaaatgctccaaagtcatagctttactccgaaatgcaccttaacctaaaaacatacctagaagagtagaaaacatagatatatatagtaaaatacttatataccatggataaaaatgggtcaaatccaaggtatatcaactcccccagacttacccttttgcttgtcctcaagcaaaacatacgggcagtctctctgaaagaggtttgaaaatatttagggatttaagattttaaaacatagaaatctttcctcaacaattttgcaaccacatttaaaaagtcctaatcacaaaagcacactatacaatatcctagcttagcaaccatttctaacataacacaactcatcaattcacgtctgacatcccctctactgatttcatttcttagcataaatataaagtgaatgatttaccttgggagtatcgatcacaggatgcaaggattttagacaggtatctggagctgcaggtaaaagttagttcatagtttctctctctctaaatttctctcttgagtcaaagtctgcttccattgcaggatcagtgaccaagattggacaggcttccatgaatcaaaacttaatggtggttgccaccaagttttgttcacttctttttgacctatatccaagagttttttccgaaagcgagccttgaagattgccgcctccaagtcccgtttcgaactcttttatttaagtatttatgaatcaagccttaatggttttagccaccaagtcatgttcagactcatcctaattaaacaatagatcttatttatattttatttatattttttttatttttttatactcACTAAccaatctagggtcgaaattgagagagagaaaatgtgataaataatctaaaccaggcgttaccttccagacttgtctgaagaatccgatccatgtataccaagccccaagacaagcggttatgtcaggtttagtgttggaaatcagctttggttacttcatacggttcaaggtaagtgtgtagttgataggttgatccgctttagcatctttagtgctatctgcaatcagtaaatctaaaatggtgctaaagattggttagatattcatgtttaaatcaatataggattatagtccctatttttaatagctaagcataatttatttgaaattcccttttacataaaaataaaataaattatatcagtaaatctcccccagacttaaattacactgtcccagtgtaactcagccggagttatgatgaatagtttatgatgtacgaaatgtaacaagtaaggaagatacatctgaccggattagatatcgatcgatgtgtaagtattacatcgatcgtcgtgtggttgcctgtgtcgaacgatgtcgacgtctcgtcgtcggtcgatattcaggtcctcctacttggatctcctaaatctgaaagaaataaaacgaaagaaattaaatgctagctaat belongs to Brassica rapa cultivar Chiifu-401-42 chromosome A07, CAAS_Brap_v3.01, whole genome shotgun sequence and includes:
- the LOC117126541 gene encoding indole glucosinolate O-methyltransferase 4-like → MTNYLPDPLTTSTKPSLIKEEERFDEETLSLQAERILYSVTFPMVFKTALELGVIDTIVAAQGVWLSASDIALRLPTKTTNPKAPVLLDRMLVFLASHSILTSCMVEAGENGQTGNGERLYAAEPVCMFFLNRGEGSGSLASLFMVALSEVYFKSWTHLKDMVLEGKDAFTSAHGMKLFEYIGSKEPFGELFNRAMSESSTLTMKKVLEVYRGFEDVNTLVDVGGGIGTVINLVLSKYPHIKGINFDLPSVLAHPSVYPGVENVSGDMFKEIPNRDAIFLKWILHDWTDEDCIKILKNCWQSLSEGGKVIIVEMTTPENTKINDFCSNIVYAMDMFMLTQCSGGKERSFSQIKNLACDSGFVRCEIKCHAYSYCIIELHK